The following proteins come from a genomic window of Stegostoma tigrinum isolate sSteTig4 chromosome 30, sSteTig4.hap1, whole genome shotgun sequence:
- the LOC125466037 gene encoding N-acetyllactosaminide beta-1,3-N-acetylglucosaminyltransferase 3-like isoform X2, producing MRKHYRLLEKFGLVFIGTLGLMYIFGHDSQSEPIDIVPREAIQPVGLHSIDAVQTEKPKPAPMCRENLSVSSLPTFADQPQNVKDFLRYKHCRDFGLLQNVPGKCGGPANSHNVFLLLVIKSDPFNHDRRDMVRRTWGKERVFQGVQIKRVFITAVSPNQHEQKKLNRVLELENRQHRDILQWDFLDTFFNLTLKQYKLLQWLDIHCPKVQFIFNGDDDVFANSDNMVEYLQSVEAGQKGGLHLYVGHLIAGVGPIRERWSKYYIPEVVTTSQSYPPYAGGGGILMSQYTASVIYTVARGIEVFPIDDVFFGMCLERAGLAPKSHMGFRTAGVWVPSPQDDSFNPCYYRELLLVHRFRPYELLLMWEAVHNSSLRCARSPPEDGVATDIGHHES from the coding sequence ATGCGAAAACATTACAGATTACTTGAAAAATTTGGTCTGGTTTTCATAGGAACACTAGGCTTAATGTACATTTTTGGTCACGACAGCCAGTCAGAACCAATTGACATTGTGCCCCGGGAAGCCATCCAACCAGTGGGCTTGCACAGCATTGATGCTGTCCAAACTGAGAAGCCAAAACCTGCACCCATGTGCAGAGAAAATCTGAGTGTCTCAAGTTTGCCAACGTTTGCGGATCAGCCACAGAATGTGAAGGACTTCCTGAGGTACAAGCACTGTAGGGATTTCGGTCTCCTGCAGAACGTGCCAGGCAAGTGTGGGGGGCCGGCGAATTCTCACAATGTCTTCTTGCTGCTGGTGATCAAATCTGACCCCTTCAATCATGACCGGCGTGACATGGTGAGGAGGACATGGGGGAAGGAGCGGGTATTCCAGGGTGTCCAGATCAAGCGGGTCTTCATCACCGCCGTGTCTCCGAACCAGCACGAGCAGAAGAAACTGAACCGGGTGCTGGAGCTGGAGAACCGGCAACATCGGGACATCCTGCAGTGGGATTTCCTGGACACCTTCTTCAACCTGACCCTCAAGCAGTACAAACTGCTTCAGTGGCTGGATATCCATTGCCCCAAGGTCCAGTTCATCTTCAATGGAGATGACGATGTCTTCGCCAATAGCGACAACATGGTTGAGTACCTGCAGAGTGTGGAGGCCGGTCAGAAGGGAGGACTGCATCTCTACGTGGGGCACCTCATCGCTGGTGTGGGCCCCATCCGGGAGAGGTGGAGCAAATATTACATCCCCGAGGTGGTGACCACCTCCCAGTCCTACCCACCCTACGCAGGTGGCGGGGGAATCCTCATGTCACAGTACACGGCCAGTGTCATTTACACTGTGGCCCGCGGGATCGAAGTCTTCCCCATCGACGACGTGTTCTTCGGCATGTGCCTGGAGAGAGCGGGCCTGGCCCCCAAATCTCACATGGGTTTCCGGACGGCTGGTGTGTGGGTACCGTCCCCCCAGGATGACTCGTTTAACCCGTGCTACTACCGGGAGCTGCTCCTGGTGCATCGCTTCCGGCCGTATGAGCTGCTCTTGATGTGGGAGGCAGTGCACAACAGCAGCCTGCGATGTGCCCGATCCCCTCCAGAAGATGGTGTTGCAACAGACATAGGGCACCACGAGTCATGA
- the LOC125466037 gene encoding N-acetyllactosaminide beta-1,3-N-acetylglucosaminyltransferase 3-like isoform X1: MPVTQRCRMRKHYRLLEKFGLVFIGTLGLMYIFGHDSQSEPIDIVPREAIQPVGLHSIDAVQTEKPKPAPMCRENLSVSSLPTFADQPQNVKDFLRYKHCRDFGLLQNVPGKCGGPANSHNVFLLLVIKSDPFNHDRRDMVRRTWGKERVFQGVQIKRVFITAVSPNQHEQKKLNRVLELENRQHRDILQWDFLDTFFNLTLKQYKLLQWLDIHCPKVQFIFNGDDDVFANSDNMVEYLQSVEAGQKGGLHLYVGHLIAGVGPIRERWSKYYIPEVVTTSQSYPPYAGGGGILMSQYTASVIYTVARGIEVFPIDDVFFGMCLERAGLAPKSHMGFRTAGVWVPSPQDDSFNPCYYRELLLVHRFRPYELLLMWEAVHNSSLRCARSPPEDGVATDIGHHES, encoded by the coding sequence GTGCAGAATGCGAAAACATTACAGATTACTTGAAAAATTTGGTCTGGTTTTCATAGGAACACTAGGCTTAATGTACATTTTTGGTCACGACAGCCAGTCAGAACCAATTGACATTGTGCCCCGGGAAGCCATCCAACCAGTGGGCTTGCACAGCATTGATGCTGTCCAAACTGAGAAGCCAAAACCTGCACCCATGTGCAGAGAAAATCTGAGTGTCTCAAGTTTGCCAACGTTTGCGGATCAGCCACAGAATGTGAAGGACTTCCTGAGGTACAAGCACTGTAGGGATTTCGGTCTCCTGCAGAACGTGCCAGGCAAGTGTGGGGGGCCGGCGAATTCTCACAATGTCTTCTTGCTGCTGGTGATCAAATCTGACCCCTTCAATCATGACCGGCGTGACATGGTGAGGAGGACATGGGGGAAGGAGCGGGTATTCCAGGGTGTCCAGATCAAGCGGGTCTTCATCACCGCCGTGTCTCCGAACCAGCACGAGCAGAAGAAACTGAACCGGGTGCTGGAGCTGGAGAACCGGCAACATCGGGACATCCTGCAGTGGGATTTCCTGGACACCTTCTTCAACCTGACCCTCAAGCAGTACAAACTGCTTCAGTGGCTGGATATCCATTGCCCCAAGGTCCAGTTCATCTTCAATGGAGATGACGATGTCTTCGCCAATAGCGACAACATGGTTGAGTACCTGCAGAGTGTGGAGGCCGGTCAGAAGGGAGGACTGCATCTCTACGTGGGGCACCTCATCGCTGGTGTGGGCCCCATCCGGGAGAGGTGGAGCAAATATTACATCCCCGAGGTGGTGACCACCTCCCAGTCCTACCCACCCTACGCAGGTGGCGGGGGAATCCTCATGTCACAGTACACGGCCAGTGTCATTTACACTGTGGCCCGCGGGATCGAAGTCTTCCCCATCGACGACGTGTTCTTCGGCATGTGCCTGGAGAGAGCGGGCCTGGCCCCCAAATCTCACATGGGTTTCCGGACGGCTGGTGTGTGGGTACCGTCCCCCCAGGATGACTCGTTTAACCCGTGCTACTACCGGGAGCTGCTCCTGGTGCATCGCTTCCGGCCGTATGAGCTGCTCTTGATGTGGGAGGCAGTGCACAACAGCAGCCTGCGATGTGCCCGATCCCCTCCAGAAGATGGTGTTGCAACAGACATAGGGCACCACGAGTCATGA